The Aythya fuligula isolate bAytFul2 chromosome 1, bAytFul2.pri, whole genome shotgun sequence nucleotide sequence CTCAGTCTGTATCTGCAAGGTGGACTTTATCTTTCAGAGTACAGAAATGCTCATCCTACTGTAGCTGGACCATTAATAAAAGTCTGTATGAAAAATAATGGCACCTGCTGTACCAGAAAATCTTATATTTCTGACCATTTCTCTGAAATCAATGTATATTGCttaaaattatctttcattgatttcacacacatttattaaataaaacttgttgtcttttctgtttatgtAGAGCCTGAGCAAAGGACATTACTATGATGTTTGACCACAGTATGGATAACAACAACGCTCCCTTTGTTTTCCCTACTTTattgctcctgctgcagaacaACAGCTACCCCGAGACCTCCATCCCTCCTGCTAGCCACGAGATGACAGAGTCACCCAAGGAACCCAGACCAAGCAGGAACCACACCATCTTGCAGTATGAACTGAGGCCAGGGGAAATCATAGCAGCCAGTATGGTTTTTGGAGTATTGTGGTTGTTTCCGTCTTCGGAAACTCCCTTGTTTGCTAGTGATCCATAGGAGCAGAAGGACACAATCAACCACACTATTTTGTTGTCTCCATGGCTGTGCAGACCTTCTCATCAGTGTTGGAAATGCGCCATTTGTGCTACTTCAGTTTACTCAGGCAGGTGGACACTGGGAATGTGATGTGCAAGCTGGTGAGGTACATACAATATCTCACCCCTGGAGTCCAGATATACGTGCTCCTCTCCATATGTGTGGATCGATTCTACACTATTGTCTACCCCCTGAGCTCAAAGTGTCAAGAGAGAAAGCCAAGAAAATGATTGTAGCATCTTGGATCTTTGATTGCGCATTTGCatcacagctttctttttctatggCTTCCCAGTGGGGATGGCCATTGCAACTTCTTTCTCCCAAATTCTTGGGAAGGAGCCATCTACAGTATTATCCATCTCTTGTGTGGTTGTTTGGTTCCCATCCATCCTCATTATCCTATTCTATCAAAAGGTTATCAAGTACATTTGGAGAATAGGCACTGATGGCAGGACTGTCAGGAGGACAATGAATATTGTCCCAAGGACAAAAGTGAAAACCATCAAGATGTTCTTAATGTTAAATTTAGCGTTTCTCCTGTCCTGGCTCCCTTTTTATGTGGTACAGCTGTGGCATCCCACAGGAAACAGACTACAGAAAGAGTTCCTTGTTTTTTATGGCTATCACATAATCTCTTCAGTTCTTCAGCTTCTAAGCCAACCCTGTACTCAGTGTATAATGCGAACTTCAGAAGAGGGATGAAAGAAACTTTTTGCATGTCCTCCATGAAATGCTACAGAAGTAATGCATATACCATCACTACCAGTTCAaggatagcaaaaaaaaaattatgttggGATCTCAGAAATCCCAGCACCAGCCAAAACTGTAACCAAAGACTCAATCTATGATTCATTTgacagagaagcaaagaaaaaaagcttgccTGGCCCATTCATTCAAATCCTCCAAATACTTTGTCTAATTGGCTTAATTGCCTTTGAAAGGTGATTATGTACCACAAGAACAAAGAGCTTTATCTCTTTTTTGAACCAATgtaaatttacatatttttaacatgacttttagggagagaaaaaagatggtttattttattaaatgcattGATTTTGATGTATCTGGTCTACTTAATTTCAGCTATATTCTGCTTTTGGAAGTACTCTCCCTGAATCATGAGCATACTTGCTCTTATATTTTCTGTACGTAgggcaaaagggaaaagaacCAAAACACTGCATAATTAATCACTGTTCATTAGCCACCATGTATAAATGCATAAATCCACACAAAGCCATCcatatttccttttgttataTCCTTATGAATACTGTCTCACTGGGGTGTTCCTTGTTCAGACCTTGTGGGAAGGATTTCTGTATGTGGACAATGCTGGCATAATGCTGAACCTATTGAAAACAGTCATAACATTCCCACTGCCTCTGTAGGGTCAGCACTAGGTGCTTTTGCACATTCAGTATTGTGCTTCCAGAGAGGTCCTGTGGTATGAAGTGCCTGAGAAAAGTCCTGTCCTTTTTGTCTTGCCCTCCCCAACTACTCTCTAGCTGCATCTACACCCAGCCTGACGTGTCTACCCAAAAGCCAGGGTTGGGCACCACCTGGGAGAAGACTTGCTGATTACCAGGGGACAAGGTTATACCAGGCACCCAGGGAGTTGTCAAATTCATTGTTTCTCAGGTCCTGATCCCCTTCTTTGTGGCACAGCTGTGGCACCCATAACAAATAGTGTTTTCCCAAACAAGAGCAGGAAAATGAGCTCTGCAGTCCCTCTCCTGCCTGGAGGTCCCAAAGGCAGCAGCCgcagcaggagaggaggtgTTGCCTGTTCCATTCTCACCACCAAAAGTCACCAGGTGAAAGCAAAGTGCTGTGGGAAACTCCAAACCTACACCCCCAGCACTCAGCAACTGATTTTAATTTGGCAccaaaatacaaagaacaaaatcctGAAGTGAGCCTGGGAAGTGCTTGGTTGATAGCACAGCTTGCCCAGCCTGAGCTGAACAAAGTGGTAGACACGTATACCTTGTGGACATGCATAACTTTGGTCTATTAACTTTAAGTATTTACTCTGGAGGTGAATTTGGGTTGCTCCATCTGGAATACAGATCTACTGCTCTCTTTAGGATTAGGTAACAACACTCTTAGTTACCTGCCAAGGTCTACAGGACTAGATCATTAAATCCACAGGAGAGGAATgagagatgttttttttaaaaaacagcctGAAACAAACAGCCTTGCATCATGCCATTATCAAACTCATTAATAAGAACTGGACAGAGTCCGTGtgtggaatatttatttattttcctaactCCTGTAGTACTGCCCAGCAGTATAGTAGCACGCcctcagaaaacacagataaCTAGTTTATCCACAAAGTGATGTCAGCACAAGCAGTCAGATGGTGAATTCCCATCTCTTTGCTGGATCACGGGCACTCACTTTCCTCACCTAGGGAAGCTTCCCTTTTGTTTTATAACATCGACAGGAGAGCCCTCTTGGCTTCAAACCAGACGTCCTCTCAGCCCAGTATCCCACTGCTGAGCATAGGCACCGTGGGTGCTTGAGGTACAGAGGACAGATGCACCCAGCATCCAGCAGTCTCTGCCAAGAGTTAGCACCCATCACAGGGTAGCTGCCCAGAAGTGGTGCTGTTCAGTAAATTTCTGAGATGGTCCAGAATGGGACAATGGGACTAGTCAGAAGAGTCccaaaaaagggagaaggagacCCATCCTATGGTTTCTCAGGCCCAATCTGAAGctgctttcaggagaattttgCCTGAGAATCAAGGACTTGACCTCTTCTTCAGTTAGGATCACAAGcacttcttttttctgttttctactttCCTCAGGACTACCTCTGACAATGTCAGCAGACAGGGATCTCTGCCCACTTTCTCTGTGCCAGCCTTGTTTTGTAACCTTGTCATGCTtatcttatttcttttccataccGAGGAGTTTCATCCCACTCAGTTTATCTCTGGCACAGAAGATGCTCCAGACCAGGCTCTGCTTGAAGCACCCTAATGGAACAGCTAGGGCATGGCCAAGCATCCCAAAGTCCAGACTACCAAAAGGCATTTCAAACTCAAGTCATCCCAAAAACATTGTGAACACTTTGATCTtaggctggcagcagccagctctggggcACTGTACAGCATGCAGATGTCAGATATCCCTCCACATACTTGTATTTCAAAAACTCATGCCCCGATATACATTTGAAAGATACATCCTGAGTTGCAAACTCTTCAGAGAAGAATTACCTTTTTATTCTGTCTTCAGAACAATTGTGGAACAGCTGGGTCTTACTCATGTCTGAGGCCAGAAAGTTCTGTAGTAACAAAAGTTAGTACAGCAAGAACAGCAAGTACTACAGGGTGTATCTCACTTGAGTATCTCCCTTTTCCatcagcagggagcagaagcaCACATGGTTGAACCCAAAGTGACTGAAGAGTCTGAAGAGACTCTGATGCTTTCAAAGTGGGTGGGGAAACTCCTTTGTTGAGTAATATTCCTGCATTTGTGTTAGAaaacttccttcttcttcctctaccCCACTAACTGTGGTTATAAGAACCCTTACTGTCTGTAGGAACACTTCCTGTATGCATTTCACAAATTCAGAAATCCCCATTAAATAAGGATGAGATACTTCTCATCaaagtcagaaacaaaaatccccaTGAAGTGAGAGGGGAGCAGACCTTTTAAATGAGATAAGACCATTATTCTTTGTGTGGTTCATATTCCAGGCAAGTTGCTTGTCCCTGAAACATCAGCATATGCTTTTCTCTGCCACTTAATTACCGCTGACATGGTAAAATCAGATCTAGGGTCTCCAGGATGTCTAAGCAGACCAGGTCAATCTTACAATGCTAATTTCAACATTGGGTTTTGAGAGTTCAACCCAGCAGTTGCTTTGTTGGGTACCAGTTTCATTACAGACATCAGAACAAACAGAACTGGCATGACTCTGCTGTTGAGGTCCCAGAGGAGCACTGGGCTGCGGTCCTGTTGAGGTGtgtccagagaggctgtagGTGGCGAGTCCTTGTACAGCTGGACCAAAAGGCATTCCAGTGGACGTCACCTATGCACAGGCAGCTTACAGCCCGTAAACACACAGCAGGCCTCCAACCATCACTACCATAtgtgggggctgctgccttcGGATTTGCTCCAATGctcaaaagaaaggaaggaagagaggcagTCCACCTTTAAGGTGCAAAAGCCTTGCTTCATACTGACAGCCTGCCACACATCATTTCcaacatgaaaacagaagaatgcTTTTCACACCAGTGGGTTGAAACCACAGACTTTTGTGTGACTTTCCCTCTTCTGAATTTAAATGCACTTCCCCGCCTCCTAGAAGCTGTAAAACTACACAAGCCGGCAAGGAAAAGTCCAGTAGTACCATTACACAACAGTTACAGATACAATACCAGCATTTTGAAACAGTGGGCAGTTCTGCCCTGAGATCAGTCCTAGCCAGCACTGCCACAGTGACCAAGTGTGCAGATTTGCTTCCTTAAACTACATTTCCGTATCAGAAGCCCAGACCCAGCTGTGTCAGTGTAAGCAAGACTCTGCCTGTGTAACTTCTTTTAGCCAAAGCTACACTGGCAAAAATACATTCAGTTTAGCACAAGCTGCATCTAAACTTGGAGGAATTTGCCAGCAGAGCTGTCCCTTTATGCAGTTATACTTATAAACCCTTTACAGTGAAGATAAACCTTTCTGATTTCAACTTCCATATGATGCAGCTTTAGGTAGGGTTAAAAAAGCTATGCAGAgcagtcaagaaaaaaatatcacttaagttggcaaaaaaaaaaaaaaaaaagttcacagcAATGCACAAGCTGATGGAGCAGTGATGTTCCTGTAAAACAGGTGCCCATGCCCATGTGTAACTCCTCCATTCTCGCCAGTCCTGCAGACCTCTCTGGCCTTCATCCCTACAGCTCTGGTCAGGAACACTGTGCCCAACACAAGGCTGCTTCCATGCCCCAGGGTAGTTCCAGCCTTCCCTGGGCAGGTGATTGCACGCTGCTGGTAGCTTGGTGCCACTGCTTTAGGAGCTAAACACGGCACCATGCTACAGCAGGCCTGAAGACGGAAAATACTTCGCTAGATTaatccctctctctctctctctctccttctctctctctctctctctccccccctgccccctccccctttatatatatatatatatatatatatatacatatatatatttatagagaTAGTGCAATATAGACAAAACTCTCCACCCTCTCTcacaattatttaatttcaacaGATCATTTTGACAATATTTCTAACACAATAAAAGTATAGAGGAGTAAGGCAACATTGGATTAAACCAAACGTTACACAGACAAAGGCAGCTATAAGAAATACAATTAATAGTGCAACAGCCCGCAACTGCCCCTGGAGCTTCATACAGCTCTGGAGACACAGAAAGGCTGGTTAGGTTCACAAGTTTGGTCAGTGTGCTCACCACTGTGCCCATGGGGGTACCTGTACATGCCTGACAACATGTGTGCAGTcagaaggaaaggagcaggCTGATAAAGGCTGAAGCAAGCAGAATTTATTGCACCACATTTAGCACTGAGCAAATAAAGCCTCCTTGTTTCACAAACATATCAACCCCATCTTCAAAGAAGCAGTTCTGGGAGAGAGGACTTATGGATCTCTAGCCCATCCACCCCTTATTCTTAAGTGTTTTCTGTGCAGGAACATGACCCAGTGCCAACcactaagcatttttttccattcagtggACACCTATCAAGTGGAAATTCCACCAGTACTGTTTACTTTTGGTATTAAGTGGCTTGAATTTATGAATTACCATTACAAGCTGTCAAATTATGGCTCTCTGTTACAAATTTCCAGCTTGGGGGGTGGGAGTTGGTGAGAAGCAGAGGCACACaccacttaaaatattttcagccagCCTCCCAGAAGTGATACCAATGGGGCTGTCACCCATAATCAGAGTTAAAAGTTTCCATATGTCTGGTTAAGAATCCCCTGAGTTTTCTAGTCTCCTCACCTCAACCAGCTTCACACCACAGTTAATTGACGTTGATTTAGGAATTGGTTTTCCAAGGTGTTGAATGCATGCCATCGATCTCAGCTGAAATTCGGAGTGCTCAACCTTTCTGAATATCAGATCTTTCCTgcttaaaagaacaaaaagtagATTTAAAGTATATTAAATCCAGACCTATACACTTAAAGGAAGGGTTATTAGCCCCTTAAGTGATTCTGTAAGTTAATATGTCTTTATTAGTTGGCTCTTTTCAACCTTGAAAATGTTGTGGAATAGgccattttaaattacatgagTTTTATTTGAACTGGCTTCTAGTAAAACATAACACACCTACTGAAAGATTGTTATATAAATGTCACCTTCTGGTGAGCAGCCTGAACTGAAATATGGTTTTATTCTACACCAGTCCTAACACACATAAagtcttctttcagttttatcaTGAAACCAGACTCTGGATAAAATTCAAAAATGACCCAGACAGCACTAATTCCTTTGTGTTAGCATCTCAACCATTTTAGACCAGCTCTTCATTTGGCCCTATGTTTGCATTAggaaactaataaataaataaataaaagattgcattaccaaataatttaatttgtccTCTGGCcagatgctatttttttttttatctgcactGTGagtaagagagaaagagagagacagagatgCTTTTGTCTCCATGGTTTGGGAAGCAGGTAGGTGAtcatggactttttttttttaacatgtagAATTAGACAGTATTGGGCAGCAGAGGCCACAGATGGAT carries:
- the GPR19 gene encoding LOW QUALITY PROTEIN: probable G-protein coupled receptor 19 (The sequence of the model RefSeq protein was modified relative to this genomic sequence to represent the inferred CDS: inserted 8 bases in 7 codons; deleted 4 bases in 4 codons) encodes the protein MMFDHSMDNNNAPFVFPTLLLLLQNNSYPETSIPPASHEMTESPKEPRPSRNHTILQYELRPGEIIAASMVFGVLWLFXVFGNSLVCXVIHRSRRTQSTTLFCCLHGCADLLISVGNAPFVLLQFTXGRWTLGXVMCKLVRYIQYLTPGVQIYVLLSICVDRFYTIVYPLSXKVSREKAKKMIVASWIFDCAFASQLSFSMASQWDGHCNFFLPNSWEGAIYSIIHLLCGCLVPSILIILFYQKVIKYIWRIGTDGRTVRRTMNIVPRTKVKTIKMFLMLNLAFLLSWLPFYVVQLWHPQETDYRKSSLFFMAITXNLFSSSASKPTLYSVYNANFRRGMKETFCMSSMKCYRSNAYTITTSSRIAKKNYVGISEIPAPAKTVTKDSIYDSFDREXKEKKLAWPIHSNPPNTLSNWLNCL